tttaacaaaaaaaaaaaatcagacctcCAGAAATATGACACTTGAAAGAACACGTGAAAATGAGACAGTCATGTAAGTAAATATCAGTATAGACTGTATAACATTGGATCAAGTTATAAAAGCTTAAACTTTAAATCCAAtgtaaagctctgttcacatctgtgtcagtcATTCAGTATAGCAGAGGTCTCCAACTTCTGTACCTAGTAAGGCATATCCAACTTTGGCTGCAGGTTGGgagtcacattaaaggggttgtccaagttgctATTTTTGTTCTCTGTAGTCAATGGTATAATAGAATAAGCTACACTCACCGGTTCTAGACCTGCGCTGCTCCTGTTGTCTCCACTAGGctctgtttacaagctgcagcagtAACATTCAGAAtatacatgactgctgcagccaatcactgtacaCCGATGAGACCTGCGCTTGGCAGCAGCAGCCATATGCAATGTGTAAACTGAGTCTGGCACAGAGAATGTGGACATCTGTGATAATATATGTTTGTAACCATGACTTATATAGAAAGCCACACACCATATGGTTCCTGAGCCACTAGTTTACCACTAAATGTAAGTCAAGGACAGATCATCTCATGATGGACATGAAAGGCACCGAAGGAGCCAATTGACTATCCACTGTGGCCCATCAAGATTCTCTGATTATAAAAGGAAAAATAGTGCAGTATGATGCCATATTTTTTTCAGGCTCTGACAAAATTACTGTCTCACAGATATGAAAAAAACCTCAGCAAAATATTCATTGCTAGGAATAAATATGGGAAGGGGAAAAATGGATCCCCAGCTTTAAAGCTATACACAAATCTAAAGGCTGAATTATGCAGTCTATTATACATAAAAGAATAGATGCAAAGTCAAGAAACataatttcattttttattaatttcagTGCAAGCTGAATAAAATGTCTTAAAGCACTAACACATTAAGAAGGTAGAGTTTACTTATCCCCAATATATTTTCTCTTCTTATACCACACCCCCTATTTATGGCTTTTATTTTCAGAGTTTTCTGGAGAAGATCTTGAGGTTCTAGTCCCTCAAAAAAGAAGTCTTCGTTGAAGATTGGGTTACGGCTCCCACGGATCAGGGTGCTTCTTTGCTTCTGATTTTTGCCAGGTACTAATGATAGAGAAATGTAGCAGCTGATGTTTTTGGGATCAACAGACTGTTTGTAGAGTCCTTCTACACTGACAAGACGAATACGGAGTCTCAGGTTTTCAGGTCGGTATTCAGTGGACAGCCTTAAGATTCCTCCTGTATCTAGGGTTACAGCGTTGTCTATAGGGAATTGCCCAGGAGACAGTAGCAGACCGGTGTTGAAATCTGCAGGAGAGTGATATGCCCATTCTTGGGATGCTCTTCTAGTGACACATGGACTACTGTCCGTCGAACTATCCTCATCCGTAGAGACTGAACTGTTCCTAAGAGCAGAGGACTTGTAGCCAACTTTTAATGTCCTGTACAATTTATTGTCCTGGTTGAAGGCTTTTAAAAGCATCATTGGGAGAGATCTGTGGAGCAAAGGAGAACTAAAAGGAGAGGAGTCAGTAGATGATGTTGTGTCACTATCCAAAGTTCCAGAAAGTTTAAGAGGTTGTAACTTCAGAGTGCTACAGCAGTTTGGTGCAGAAATTCCTCTACAAGATATAGTATTAGAGCGAGATCGAGGTAGCAGAATGGCTGGATTAACAGGGTCGTTGTGAAATAGTGATTCTTTTCTTCTTGTATTGGGGCTTTCCAGCAAGGTACAAAAGCCATAGCAGGTCTGTGTTTTTGGCAGATGGGGCAATGACAAAGCAGCTTGTGACTGGGGATCAGCATTTGTGTTTTCCTCCTCAAGAGTATCTTCAACACTGTCTACTTGAATGGTATGTGTCTCAAACCAACTTGGTCTTACTGCTTCAAACACTGGCATGCTGAGGTCAGGAATGGACAGGTACTTAGGGTTTAAACTTAGCTCTTTTTGAGTTTGGTGTCTGGGAGGTATAAAAAATTCAGGAATGCTATCTGGTGTTAAGACATTTGTATAAGTAGGATGATAATGCTTGGGCTTTTCTTTTCCAACCATTGTCAGCATACAAATTTTCAGGCTAGGATAAGGTTAGTGACATTCACCGGTGCTGGAcgctgtaacatatataacagaGGAAAAGAGTTAGTCAAGTATGGAAAAATAACATTTTCAAATGCACAATTCCAGGACACGGATATATATTTTGCATAGgtaaaaatacagtataatgtatccATATGAATATTAAAAAGAAATTATTAAACAATTTGAGAAATGCAAATACTTAATGTCTTACATTTATTTTCAACAAATTAagttgaaatggaaaaagaaatacCGTTGTATACAACAGAGAAAAGTAATACTGTATTACGTGTTTAAACACATGGTCCTGTTATGCGGTCGTGATAAAAAATAACATTGGTAGATGCGTTAATACGCTTTCTGCTACGGAGGTTCCAGCAATCCTACATTTATCACCTGTTCCGTGGATATGCAATAAATATTTTTGGTGGgatagagcagtgagactgtggaatcctctgcctgaggacgtggtgatggcaaaatcaatagaagagtttaagaggggactagatgccttcctAAAGCGTtgtgatattacaggacatagacattaggtgaccggtggggttgttgatctcaaatgttgatcgagggattactctggctgccatgatggagtcaggaaggaagtttttttctccaaatgagctaatttggcttttttttttgctttcctctggaccaACTAGGGGGAaggtgaaacaggctgaactagatggacattgtcttcattcagcctaacatactatgttactattttactatgttacCTGATATGGCACCAAATTTTTATCACTATTTTTCTTTGTGAGGTTTTTGGtcattttcaagatctttgcttaCTGAGGGccatgctgctgacatgcagggaattcTGCATATGAACGGGCTTCCCCAAGCTCCGCAGAGCAGGCCGTTCACATGTCTGTGGTGCAGGCACCCTGCTTCTATGGCCTCCaaaggagcctatggtaagcatcCTGGACAGCATGCACCACGAAACTGACAGGTGAATTGGCATtcgctgtccattcttttttagaagcgcagattctgcgcttctaaaaagggtccgtgtGAGCACTTCCACAGCAACCTCGTCTGAACGATCACTGACAGTGAATGTTAACATTTACAGGCTAAAAACCATATAGAATGAATTCTTCTCACAGCCTGGGTTTGCTACAATATATCCAGGACAGGCAATCTTCTATGAGCTAAACATAGCAGCACATGTCCTTCTTCTGTCTTGAGGTTTGTTTCAGTGTATCAGTGTATAAGCTATTAGCATGTATTCTATGCTGTTGACATTTAAAGGTTTGTattttttcaatggcaccatttaacgtaccatataatgtatggaaaaacttatttcaaatttctaagtggagtgaaatagaatttttttttttgactgattGACTACAGCCTGTAAACGTGACATCAGCAGGAAGGCCCAGAGCCACTGGTAGAGGACAAGCGGGGAGGGGTATGAGCTATTCATTATGTAGTGGTCATGGGGGAGCCCTTTTTAGACAGAACGTTTaactcggacaatccctttaaaggggtattcttatcTCAGCCTTTCATGGCTGAGATTGGAAGACCTGCATCTATTAAACTTTTATGGCATATGCTGTGGATATGCCACAAAATCTGAGATAAGAATACCCCTTCACGGATTTGTTTTATGATGGGCTAGTCTAGCTTTATTTCCATGCTCAGTTTGCACAGTACAGCAATAGTCCTCAAGCAGTGCTTTAAAAAGACGTCATGAGTTGTCATTCGTGTACTGCACAAGATTGTATTGAGCATTGTGCAAATTATAGTGAATGCTGCACACCCTACGCATCCTGCTATCACGTGATCACTGATTCCAGGCAGAAACCAGAGATCATTCATCTATAGAAGGAAAGATGGATTTTTGTATATCCCAATTAACATGCATTGTACTCTACTATGGTGGAAATCAGTTatctgtttagtttttttgtgcagcaaatATGCCAAAAGTGAACATGGAGGAGTGAGATTTTTGTTCTGTTTGCTTTGTCACACTCCATTTCTTCAGTTTTCCTTTCTTTTTGACAGATTGCCCTATCTACCAAGCAGAAACACCTTGTATCAGTGAGAAACTGAAGAACGGATGCTAGTTTGAACAGGGAATCGATTTTACCATACCTGAAGCTGACATATTACATGCCATAATAACTTGTATTCCTagtcaaaatgtttttttgatATGTCATAGAAATACATAGGAGATCACATTAGTGAAGTCTGTGCTCGGACAGTGCCAGATTACTATAATAAAAGTGCTGTATGGTGCCTGACAATGCTTCACATCATGCTTTGTTTCTGTGTTTCATATATTGCATATTCCGGGAAAaggtctcaactagagatgagcgaacgtactcggtaagggcgattttgcaatcgagcaccgcgattttcgagtacttcactacttgggtgaaaagtactcgggtgcgctgtagGTGAGCGGGagcttgcagcggggagtggggggagagggagagagagagggctcccccctgttccctgctgctaccccccactcccctctgcaaccccccgccccacagcgcacccgagtacttttcacccgagtacggaagtactcgaaaatcgcggtgctcgattgcgaaatcgcccttaccgagtatgttcgctcatctctagtctcaataTATACATTAAACGGTATTCATATGAATGGTTTTCAAGTTCTGTCTGATTGCAAGAAGGACAGAACTCGGACATAAAAAgaacccattaacttcaatgggttaACGTACATCAGCTATTTTTCTCATGGACCGTGTttgacaaatcacagcatgtactTTTTTCGGTGAATCTTTTTCAAGAACTGCTCCTTATTTGCTAtggcaaggggaaaaaaatgcaccaCACTCGCTTTCTATGCCATTTCCATGCAAATGTGATgtgttttttacctttttaaagtATTGGAACTACATGTACTTAATGCGTTTTTAATGCCAAAACGGTGTTAAACTGCTGAAAAATCGTTGGCAAACAAGTCCAATATAGGTCATACTTTCACTGATGTACATCAGGCCGTACagtctgagggctctttcccacgagcgtacatATGCTATCATCTGAGGCAcagaagctcgtgaacgggcgccgaggtcaccatgccatcgcccctttcCTCTCCATCCCCCTCGcacgctcacctctgctctccttcctgctcgttctttgcaatgggagagggcggagcCATGCTCCGCCCACATCcccccctctcccattgcaaagaacgagtgggaaggagagcagaggtgagcctgcacaagGGAGGAGAGCAAAAAAGCCCATGCAGCGATCGACTTATTCCGgcctaaaagatagttccaggactatcttttgggcccgacataaaaacgccccacgctatattggccggccaggcacttttacttctcagaaatacggccatgtgaactgatgcattggaatccaatgcatcagatcacagcgtattatagccagccgtgaaaatggccgTCCCATATGCGCTCATGGAAAAGAGCACTATAATAGAGGCTGTGATGGAATGCTTTGCAGTAGCATCTGTCACCCATAGACTAGAATGGTGTCAACTGTATGGATAAGTAATCATCTTTTCAATGTTTTCCTGACGTATGCATTAAACTGATGCCATTAAGGGTGCTTACCCACTACCGTTTTTTTTcggctgcgaatttgctgcgttttttttccaattgtcaatgggactttctaatgttaaaaacgcaatgcaatgcaCCGCACCGGTGcgttgcgcttttaacattagaaagtccctttgacaattggaaaaaaaaaaatttgcagcggaaaaaaaacgctagtgggtaggcaccctaaggcctagGGGACAGATGGCACTGTTTGGCATCTGTTGACTGCATCAGTCAACCATAGGCTAGAATGGCATTTGTTTAACAAATAAGTTAAAAATAAAGCTAGTGAAAAGCTCATGATGCATTTATTCAATAGATGCAGGTGACCATACTGTGGCATCCGTCACCCACAGGCTGCCATGTTAAAAATGTTGAacttatactgtttttttttactgggggTCATAGGAAAGAATAGTATCATCTACAACACTTTTCTGTACTTATTTTTGCAAAATACTGACATATAGTGGCTATACGGAGGCCAAAAAGACATTCTTTTGGGCTACATCTTATTAATTAAGCCCTATGGACACATTTACCATTTACATCAGGAGCGTTCCTGGCTATATTAAAGGGATTCATGTGGCAGTTTTGTAATACTTACATTTAAAAGCATGCAGCATGCGGCAATGTCGAGTCCAATGCTTCTCATTCATATTCATATATTTACTGCTCCTCAGCCCTGCcttcagccactgattgacagaaCTCTCTGTATAACTGTGCATATGGGAAGATCTGTCAATCAGCAATTGTAAGGCAGGTGCAGTAAGAATATATGAATACGAATGAGCAGCATCAGACTCCTGTCTGCCCAATGCTGCATACTTTCATAACTACTGGAAGAGCAAGTCTTTTACTATACCCTGCTGCCTGCAGCAAGGGCAGCATAAGGGacctggcaggttccctttaagtactgTAGTAAAACAGCACTTTGTAATTAGAGCTGAAATAGCCAGATGGTAGGGGAACAACATAAGACCTTGTTCTGTTAAATAATTACTAAGCAGCTCAGAACTATAAAAAGCTATGTAACTAGAAAACAAGAGATAAGAGGAAAATAAGCAGTAAATATGCATTAAAATGCATTTGCCCTGGCTTGCTAAAGGTGTTGTCaagcactaaactattgatgacctatcttctggaCTGGCCGCTGGCAGCATTTATAGAACAGGACCAGATAGCATCTTACACATTGTAGTAACCAGTGCTGTGCCGGCATTACCAGCACCAGCCACTTCAGTGTGTATGGAGGTATCTGCTTCCTGTTTGTACACACTGTCAGTGCTGAGACAACAGCTGATTGGCCATGATAATTAGCAGTGGACCCTCTCTGgtcatctattaatgacctatcctaaggataggtgatcaatagtttagTGGTGGGCAAACCCTTTAAAGTGGGAATCCAGTcaaaatgctctttttatacagtatgtAACAGGTAAAGGTAAGGAAATCACATTGTTTAAAGactttttacacgggctgatgacTCCCCCGAACACTCAATTGCCCCATTATTGGCCCATCTGAATATGACCACAATCATTCGACAAATGAGCAAACACTTGTTCATCAACTAGTTGGCTAATTGGATCTTTTATGTGGGCAGAAAAATGCTTGCTCGTGTGCTGCCAATCATTTCCATCTGTATGAGAATGTATGAGCAGATGAATGGCAGTTAGGAGTGCCAATAGACATGCTGATTTGTTAATCGGCACGCGTTACAACAAGCAATCTTGGCACATTTAAAAGGGCCCAAAGTCTGTGATCTCAAGCCATCACTAATTCGGAATAAGCTTTAAAGAGAATTCGAACCCTTTGGCAACACAAAGTGATTTCTTTACTGTAAGtgacacattttttttcccataaatgTTAATGGGCGAGAACAGATTGTTATAATTTTAAATAATGATACAAAGTCTCAACTAAAGATAATAAACTGTAGCTGATAAACTGTTTTACATATAAAGAGCTTTCTTTTTTCATAGAAAAACCCCAAACAGTGCTTGAAAATATGGAATTCCCTGTTATGTTAATAGGTCTTTCCTTAAAATGTTGTGTCAGATGTCCAGTTACAGAAACCTCAGAGCCGTGCCAAGGGGTCTACATACTCTGTTCATTCTAGAAATTAGCTGAGATTACACATCACAAATGTGATCTTTTCACATGTGACATATTTTAGAAGATCGTTATATCTGGATTTCCCATCTAAGCGCTAAGTTTCTGTTTGACATTTATCATGAAATACTGTGAGATCTGAAAATTGTAGCATTGAGAAAATGTTTCAGCTTATTTGATTCCACAGACACATAAATATCATTGACTGATATAGGCAGCTCGTTAGATTGGAGTAGTGATTTACTAAAATAATGTTTAGATTTAACAGCTTGTAAATATTCTTCCTTGTAAAGGAAATGGACTGGATCAAATTCAATCTGAGAAACTGAGGAATATTTAAGAGACCTTTACTACTTGACGTCATACAAAAGCTATCAAATCATTGCAGCCTTAAACTTGTAGAAAATAAAGTATTCAAAAAGCCAACTATGACTAAAGATTTGTGATTGAACTACTGATTATTAATAAAAGATACACATTGTGCTGAAGAATGAAGAAATAAGCACCTACCAGTCTCGGTCACAGCAGCGTCCTGGTGCCATGCTGGAGGTATCTGTATAACAGGTAAGATCAGTCTCCAGCAAGCTTCTGTATTTCCCTATTAATAGGCAGATGCAAGATTGAGACTGTGTCCAATAGGAGAGAGATTATTAACATATTTAGACACAACCCCCTAGCTAAAGCCATTGCAACAGCGCTTCCACTACTTAACCTTTTCATTGCCTGTAACTTGAAATCTGTTCTATGGCCTTTAGTTTttagacacgctgctaaactcccttccacctctcctctccggcagctgtcatagggtcccataggagtctatgacagCGGCCGTATTCCGGCCCGGAAATATAGTTCCAGgtctatctttcctgcccggcttAAAagtgcctggcgctatattggccgtccAGGTACTTTTACTccacgggaatatggccatgtgatctgatgcattacaaTACAATACATCAGATAGTAGAAGCCAATAGGTAttactgtatcttgtcaccaccaggaagtactggtggagacaagattgacagggggttgacgtgCCCTGTTCCAGCCAGTGGCTGACTCCTCTTCctcaggctcacaggtcctggcagtgaGTGAGAAAGAGAGAATTTGGGCC
The nucleotide sequence above comes from Eleutherodactylus coqui strain aEleCoq1 chromosome 2, aEleCoq1.hap1, whole genome shotgun sequence. Encoded proteins:
- the LOC136612166 gene encoding C2 calcium-dependent domain-containing protein 4C-like, with product MLTMVGKEKPKHYHPTYTNVLTPDSIPEFFIPPRHQTQKELSLNPKYLSIPDLSMPVFEAVRPSWFETHTIQVDSVEDTLEEENTNADPQSQAALSLPHLPKTQTCYGFCTLLESPNTRRKESLFHNDPVNPAILLPRSRSNTISCRGISAPNCCSTLKLQPLKLSGTLDSDTTSSTDSSPFSSPLLHRSLPMMLLKAFNQDNKLYRTLKVGYKSSALRNSSVSTDEDSSTDSSPCVTRRASQEWAYHSPADFNTGLLLSPGQFPIDNAVTLDTGGILRLSTEYRPENLRLRIRLVSVEGLYKQSVDPKNISCYISLSLVPGKNQKQRSTLIRGSRNPIFNEDFFFEGLEPQDLLQKTLKIKAINRGCGIRRENILGISKLYLLNVLVL